One Micromonospora eburnea genomic region harbors:
- a CDS encoding thymidylate synthase → MIVLTADSASELFIAACQAVLLNGRAVCPRDMVTTEVVGAHLCLTNPRRRLVAVPPARVINPAFAVAEALWILSGSDDPWIFDFNDNLRRYADDGVLQGAYGPRIRRWGGGVDQLDAVVRKLSSDRDSRQAVVQIYDPSRDHRGYRDVPCTLGYRFFIRQGRLVMHTSMRSQDLWLGFPYDIFATTLLHELMAGWLGVEVGEYHHHVDSLHLYAENATAAAECLQHQPEVAEMPPISVAWPNLDAVLTQVISGDSGLPGGTPWNAFGRVLAGYRAWKAGERDQARQLAHDTPGPLGTALTAWYEHLTPAALTTGAVA, encoded by the coding sequence ATGATCGTTCTAACCGCGGACTCCGCGAGCGAGTTGTTCATCGCCGCCTGCCAGGCGGTGCTGCTCAACGGCCGAGCGGTGTGCCCCCGGGATATGGTGACCACCGAGGTCGTGGGCGCGCACCTGTGCCTGACGAACCCCCGACGGCGGCTGGTCGCCGTCCCGCCCGCCCGCGTGATCAACCCGGCGTTCGCCGTCGCGGAGGCGCTGTGGATCCTCTCCGGCTCCGACGACCCGTGGATCTTCGACTTCAACGATAACCTGCGCCGATACGCCGACGACGGGGTGCTGCAGGGGGCGTACGGGCCGCGGATCCGCCGCTGGGGCGGCGGCGTCGACCAGCTCGATGCGGTCGTGCGGAAGCTGTCGTCCGACCGGGATTCGCGGCAGGCCGTCGTCCAGATCTACGACCCGTCTCGTGACCACCGGGGCTATCGGGATGTGCCGTGCACGCTCGGGTACCGGTTTTTCATCCGGCAGGGCCGTCTCGTGATGCACACCAGCATGCGCAGCCAGGACCTGTGGCTCGGCTTCCCGTACGACATCTTCGCCACCACCCTTTTGCACGAGTTGATGGCCGGGTGGCTCGGGGTCGAGGTCGGCGAGTACCACCACCACGTCGACTCGCTGCACCTGTACGCCGAAAATGCCACCGCCGCCGCCGAATGCCTCCAGCACCAGCCCGAGGTCGCGGAGATGCCGCCGATTTCCGTGGCCTGGCCTAACCTGGATGCCGTCCTCACACAGGTCATCTCCGGCGACAGTGGCCTGCCGGGTGGCACCCCGTGGAACGCGTTCGGGCGCGTGCTGGCCGGCTACCGAGCCTGGAAGGCCGGCGAGCGGGACCAGGCCCGCCAGCTCGCCCACGACACGCCCGGCCCGCTCGGCACCGCTCTCACCGCCTGGTACGAGCACCTCACCCCGGCAGCGCTCACCACTGGGGCCGTGGCATGA
- a CDS encoding HAD family hydrolase, translated as MIASVFFDVGETIVDESREYGTWADWLGVPRHTFSAVFGAVIARGLDYRETFQVFRPGFDLAEERERRAAAGQPEHFSEENLYPDARPCLAALRELGVQVGLAGNQTARAETILRALDLPVDVIGTSDGWGVEKPSASFFDRVVAEAGCPADQVLYVGDRLDNDIRPAQEAGIATALVRRGPWGHILDDKAVSERCLFRLDSLAELPDLVRKHNESAV; from the coding sequence GTGATCGCGAGCGTGTTCTTCGACGTGGGCGAGACGATCGTCGACGAGTCCCGGGAGTACGGGACCTGGGCGGACTGGCTGGGCGTGCCCCGGCATACCTTCTCGGCGGTCTTCGGGGCGGTGATCGCTCGCGGCCTGGACTACCGGGAGACGTTCCAGGTCTTCCGGCCCGGTTTCGACCTGGCCGAGGAGCGGGAGCGCCGTGCAGCGGCTGGTCAGCCGGAGCATTTCTCCGAGGAGAACTTGTACCCGGATGCTCGGCCGTGCCTGGCCGCGCTGCGCGAGTTGGGCGTGCAGGTCGGTCTGGCCGGTAACCAGACCGCACGGGCCGAGACGATCCTGCGCGCCTTGGACCTGCCGGTGGACGTGATCGGCACGTCGGACGGCTGGGGCGTGGAGAAGCCGTCGGCGTCGTTCTTCGATCGCGTCGTCGCGGAGGCGGGCTGCCCAGCCGATCAGGTGTTGTATGTCGGGGACCGGCTGGACAACGACATCCGGCCCGCGCAGGAGGCCGGGATCGCGACCGCTCTGGTGCGGCGCGGCCCGTGGGGGCACATCCTCGACGATAAGGCCGTCAGCGAGCGCTGTCTGTTCCGGCTCGACTCGCTGGCTGAGCTGCCTGATTTGGTGCGCAAGCACAACGAGTCGGCGGTTTAG
- a CDS encoding topology modulation protein — MDRIAIIGCGGSGKSTVARQLAQILDAPLTHLDAVYYDAQWRPLPQDEFAAQQEKLVAGERWIIEGNYASTLSIRLAAADTVIFLDLPAVTCLWGITQRRWRYRGGQHHQDGVYDRITWNFVRYILGYRRSMRPRVQNLQREHGPHARLITLTSRRQANQLITRVRREHQPLA, encoded by the coding sequence ATGGACAGGATCGCCATCATCGGCTGCGGCGGCAGCGGCAAATCCACCGTCGCCCGGCAGTTGGCCCAGATCCTCGACGCGCCGCTGACGCACCTCGACGCTGTCTACTACGACGCGCAGTGGCGGCCGTTGCCGCAGGACGAGTTCGCCGCCCAGCAGGAGAAACTTGTCGCCGGGGAACGGTGGATCATCGAGGGCAACTACGCCAGCACCCTGTCTATCCGGCTGGCCGCCGCGGACACCGTGATCTTCCTCGACCTACCCGCCGTCACCTGCCTGTGGGGCATCACCCAACGGCGCTGGCGCTACCGAGGCGGACAACACCACCAGGACGGCGTCTACGACCGCATCACCTGGAACTTCGTCCGCTACATCCTCGGATACCGGCGCAGCATGCGCCCGCGAGTACAGAACCTCCAGCGCGAGCACGGACCGCACGCACGACTGATAACCCTCACCAGCCGCCGACAAGCCAACCAGCTCATCACCCGCGTACGCCGCGAACACCAGCCCCTGGCCTGA
- a CDS encoding glycosyltransferase family protein: MGDEVRIGYSFWGFLGPGVTDTPDGGRSHRRTLVDGLHTAGHDIIFLQPNRDLCEAGDDLTGHYRWDAGLPDIDALFLEWRWPIPGRNTTPCGRPGHTCDLHRQADLLAHYTHRLGTSTILWDKDRRLPATDPLRRTRNVTVCEPALYPTPGAVPLLFPVADTAIDAAAPDALAALPRPDPLCYVGNQYDRDDAFDTYFAPAAAQLPHLVAGKWTDTARWPDVRFVGRVPFPRVAEIYADALATVLLLPRRYAAAGQMTQRIFEAVLAGCAPILPADVRNGAAFVPPSLIVRNATDVRHRVGWLAEIAGTGEHARLIAECLRHLNPFRLSTQLDVLDRLLRHPEPVAS, from the coding sequence GTGGGTGACGAAGTGAGAATCGGCTACAGCTTCTGGGGGTTCCTCGGCCCCGGCGTCACCGACACCCCCGACGGAGGCCGCAGCCACCGCCGGACCCTGGTCGACGGACTGCACACGGCTGGCCACGACATCATCTTCCTGCAACCCAACCGCGACTTGTGCGAGGCAGGGGACGACCTCACCGGCCACTACCGCTGGGATGCCGGACTACCCGACATCGACGCCCTTTTCCTCGAATGGCGATGGCCTATCCCCGGCCGCAACACCACGCCATGCGGCCGCCCCGGGCACACCTGCGACCTGCACCGCCAAGCGGACCTGCTCGCCCACTACACCCACCGGCTCGGCACCTCAACCATCCTGTGGGACAAAGACCGCCGGCTACCCGCTACGGACCCGCTCCGCCGCACCCGCAACGTCACCGTCTGCGAACCAGCGCTCTACCCGACTCCCGGCGCGGTGCCACTGCTGTTCCCGGTCGCTGACACGGCCATCGACGCCGCCGCTCCCGATGCCCTGGCGGCCCTGCCCCGCCCTGACCCGCTCTGCTACGTCGGCAACCAGTACGACCGCGACGATGCCTTCGACACCTACTTCGCGCCCGCCGCCGCCCAATTACCCCACCTGGTGGCCGGCAAGTGGACCGACACCGCGCGCTGGCCTGACGTGCGTTTCGTCGGCCGGGTTCCCTTTCCTCGCGTCGCCGAGATCTACGCCGACGCTCTGGCCACCGTCCTGCTGCTGCCGCGCCGCTACGCCGCCGCCGGGCAGATGACCCAGCGGATCTTCGAAGCCGTCCTCGCCGGCTGCGCGCCGATCCTCCCCGCCGATGTCCGAAACGGCGCCGCGTTCGTCCCGCCATCCCTGATCGTCCGCAACGCCACCGACGTCCGTCATCGCGTCGGCTGGCTCGCCGAGATCGCCGGCACCGGCGAGCACGCCCGGCTGATCGCCGAATGCCTACGACACCTCAACCCGTTCCGGCTCTCCACCCAGCTGGACGTGCTCGATCGCCTCCTGCGTCACCCGGAACCGGTGGCCTCATGA
- a CDS encoding NAD-dependent epimerase/dehydratase family protein yields the protein MMARVLVTGAGGFIGSHLVEALLARGVEVVGLDRRRLGEHPIADENLAAAVGNPLFTPLCRDLSTDQLDDAVDGCDTVFHLAARPGVRPSWGAEFVDYAQANVLGTHRLLDACARSGVRRLVYASSSSVYGPANRPSREADPTCPVSPYGVSKLAAEHLCLAHSRRPDSQLTVVALRYFTVYGPRQRPDMAIGRLLFAAYTGFPVTIFGDGSQRREFTYVGDVVAATLAAAHVDARYAVVNVGGGASVSMRGAIEEASKVTGRHIPVQVADAQPGDVSSTSADLTRAGRLLGYWPTVGLHEGMARQSAWLVNLSRDRLAAFTS from the coding sequence ATGATGGCCCGGGTGCTGGTGACCGGTGCTGGCGGGTTCATCGGCTCGCATCTGGTCGAGGCGCTTCTCGCCCGTGGTGTGGAGGTGGTCGGCCTGGACCGCCGCCGGCTCGGTGAGCACCCCATCGCGGACGAGAACCTGGCGGCAGCGGTCGGAAATCCGCTGTTCACCCCGCTGTGCCGGGACCTGTCGACCGACCAGCTCGACGATGCCGTGGACGGCTGCGACACCGTTTTTCACCTGGCCGCCCGGCCAGGAGTCCGGCCGTCGTGGGGGGCCGAGTTCGTCGACTACGCCCAGGCCAACGTGCTCGGCACCCACCGGCTGCTCGACGCCTGCGCTCGGTCGGGCGTGCGGCGGCTGGTCTACGCCTCGTCGTCCAGCGTCTACGGCCCGGCGAACCGGCCCAGCCGTGAAGCTGACCCGACCTGCCCGGTCTCGCCGTACGGGGTCAGCAAGCTCGCCGCCGAGCACCTGTGCCTGGCCCACTCCCGCCGCCCGGACAGCCAGCTCACCGTCGTGGCGCTGCGCTACTTCACCGTGTACGGGCCGCGGCAGCGGCCGGACATGGCCATCGGCCGGCTGTTGTTCGCCGCGTACACCGGCTTCCCGGTCACGATCTTCGGCGACGGCAGCCAGCGGCGGGAGTTCACCTACGTCGGCGATGTCGTCGCCGCAACGCTCGCTGCCGCACACGTGGATGCCCGCTACGCCGTGGTCAACGTCGGCGGCGGGGCGAGCGTCTCCATGCGCGGCGCGATCGAGGAGGCGTCCAAGGTCACGGGCCGGCACATCCCGGTCCAGGTGGCGGACGCCCAGCCCGGGGACGTCTCCTCAACGTCGGCCGACCTGACCCGCGCGGGCCGGCTGCTGGGCTACTGGCCCACCGTCGGTTTGCACGAGGGCATGGCCCGCCAGTCCGCCTGGCTGGTCAACCTTTCCCGCGATCGGCTCGCCGCCTTCACCTCCTGA
- the amcA gene encoding multiple cyclophane-containing RiPP AmcA translates to MTLYASRHAFANTTGTPHPSTPASARAATGRATVLPADPPLLTHVWQRMFAQRTGVSGQR, encoded by the coding sequence ATGACCCTGTACGCCTCGCGGCACGCCTTCGCCAACACCACGGGCACCCCACACCCCTCGACTCCCGCCTCGGCGCGAGCGGCCACCGGCCGGGCGACGGTCTTGCCGGCCGACCCGCCGCTGCTCACGCATGTGTGGCAGCGGATGTTCGCGCAGCGGACCGGCGTTAGCGGGCAGCGATGA
- a CDS encoding carbamoyltransferase family protein, whose product MTASVVLGLCAYTHDSAAALLVDGQLVGFVEEERLDGVKHSKAYPARAVAWLLGEAGLSPQDVTTVAYNFDGRRYLSALGQLPAHLRQPASRTRALARARSFTTVHRRYQARMRDLTQRFPRARLQPVQHHRAHALYAFLAAGVDDAAVLTVDSLGELQTTTTWHARRDGSRLTLELGHAINDPASLGYAYGAITEHLGWRRSDEEGTVMALAALGDPSRFRDLMSRAIRLTTDGFTLDPTLLALRVLSSRYGRVTPAFADATCPPRPPTAPVEPVHADLAAALQERTEQVMLHLASRARQLTGSGLLCLGGGVAMNCVAAGLIAQAGIVDEVHVPPAPGDSGTAIGAAAAAWLDATGLPPAGIAQHCYLGPAYPGLALPAQPRPGLHASRPAEPAQHLARCLAEGEIVGLFTGELEAGPRALGHRSILASPLNTGVVERLNATVKFREPFRPFAPVVLADKAADYVRLRQLSPFMSLAAPVTDLTRDQLPAIVHVNGTARVQTVTREQHPFLADVLTAFGEITGHPVLINTSLNIKGKPICGTPDMALDCLVESGLDALLIEDWWVTK is encoded by the coding sequence ATGACCGCGAGCGTGGTGCTCGGGCTCTGCGCGTACACGCATGACTCGGCGGCAGCGCTGCTGGTCGACGGCCAGCTGGTCGGCTTCGTCGAGGAGGAACGGCTCGACGGGGTCAAACACAGCAAGGCGTACCCGGCGCGTGCCGTCGCCTGGCTGCTCGGCGAGGCCGGCCTGTCGCCGCAGGACGTGACCACGGTGGCGTACAACTTCGACGGGCGCCGCTACCTGTCCGCGTTGGGCCAGCTGCCCGCCCACCTGCGACAGCCTGCCAGCCGCACCAGGGCTCTCGCCCGGGCCCGCAGCTTCACCACTGTCCACCGCCGCTACCAGGCCCGGATGCGGGACCTGACCCAACGTTTCCCGCGAGCCCGCCTCCAGCCCGTCCAACACCACCGTGCCCACGCCCTGTACGCGTTCCTCGCCGCCGGTGTGGACGACGCGGCGGTCCTGACCGTCGACAGCCTCGGCGAGCTGCAAACCACCACCACCTGGCACGCCCGCCGGGACGGCTCGCGCCTCACACTCGAACTTGGGCACGCGATCAACGACCCGGCTTCCCTCGGATACGCCTACGGAGCCATCACCGAACACCTCGGCTGGCGACGCAGCGACGAGGAGGGCACAGTCATGGCGCTCGCCGCCCTCGGCGACCCGTCCCGCTTCCGGGATCTGATGTCCCGGGCGATCCGACTCACCACCGACGGGTTCACCCTCGATCCGACGCTGCTCGCCCTGCGAGTGCTCTCCAGCCGCTACGGCCGAGTCACGCCCGCGTTCGCCGACGCGACCTGCCCGCCCCGCCCGCCGACAGCGCCGGTCGAACCCGTACACGCCGACCTCGCCGCCGCCCTGCAGGAACGCACCGAGCAGGTGATGCTGCATCTCGCCAGCCGCGCCCGCCAGCTGACCGGATCCGGACTGCTCTGCCTGGGAGGCGGGGTCGCGATGAACTGCGTCGCCGCTGGCCTCATCGCCCAGGCCGGCATCGTCGACGAGGTGCACGTACCGCCGGCACCCGGTGACTCCGGCACCGCGATCGGCGCCGCAGCCGCGGCATGGCTGGACGCGACCGGCCTCCCACCCGCCGGCATCGCCCAGCATTGCTACCTCGGCCCCGCCTACCCCGGCCTGGCGCTGCCAGCGCAACCCCGGCCCGGTCTCCACGCGAGCCGTCCGGCCGAACCCGCTCAGCACCTGGCCCGGTGCCTGGCCGAGGGCGAAATCGTCGGGCTGTTCACCGGCGAACTGGAGGCCGGACCGCGAGCCCTGGGCCACCGGTCGATCCTCGCCTCGCCCCTGAACACGGGAGTGGTCGAACGACTCAACGCCACCGTCAAGTTCCGCGAACCGTTCCGGCCGTTCGCCCCGGTCGTCCTCGCCGACAAGGCCGCTGACTACGTCCGACTGCGCCAACTCTCGCCGTTCATGTCGCTCGCCGCGCCGGTAACCGACCTGACCCGCGACCAGCTACCGGCGATCGTGCACGTCAACGGCACCGCCCGGGTCCAGACCGTCACCCGCGAACAGCACCCGTTCCTCGCCGACGTCCTCACCGCGTTCGGCGAGATCACCGGACACCCCGTCCTGATCAACACGTCCTTGAACATCAAGGGCAAGCCGATCTGCGGCACACCTGACATGGCCCTGGACTGTCTCGTCGAATCCGGCCTCGACGCGCTGCTCATCGAAGACTGGTGGGTGACGAAGTGA
- a CDS encoding phosphotransferase produces MNGGTFIKRYDDPERCVAAAAHHTWLTSLNADVRLPRLLASDAQHLIFERLPGHTPAAADLPRVAAALGRLHAAAHERELHAARLHQPHTTTIELVIPDFADPRRAALHRAAAVAGVDVAAVDAVLDRPGLPAAFYKDPNVRNYLVSGEGVAVVDFDDLTLAPFGYDLAGLLVTASMTYGRLDEQTLACCIGAYRVAVAPQQCRPADLRQFAELHHLLTLRYLGHNGYRHPWPTVRPWPSPFPPR; encoded by the coding sequence ATGAACGGCGGGACCTTCATCAAGCGCTACGACGACCCGGAACGATGCGTCGCCGCTGCCGCCCACCACACCTGGCTCACCAGCCTGAACGCCGATGTCCGCCTCCCGCGCCTACTGGCGAGCGACGCTCAGCATCTGATCTTCGAGCGACTGCCGGGGCACACACCGGCGGCCGCTGACCTGCCTCGGGTAGCAGCAGCGCTCGGCCGCCTGCACGCCGCCGCACACGAACGCGAGTTGCACGCAGCGCGCCTCCACCAACCCCACACCACGACGATCGAACTGGTTATTCCGGACTTCGCCGACCCACGCCGCGCGGCGTTGCATCGCGCCGCTGCCGTCGCGGGCGTCGACGTGGCGGCGGTGGATGCCGTACTCGACCGTCCCGGCCTGCCAGCAGCCTTCTACAAGGACCCGAACGTCCGGAATTACCTCGTGAGCGGGGAAGGCGTCGCCGTCGTCGACTTCGACGACTTGACCCTCGCCCCCTTCGGCTACGACCTCGCCGGACTGCTCGTCACCGCCTCCATGACCTACGGCCGCCTCGACGAGCAGACACTCGCCTGCTGCATTGGCGCCTACCGCGTCGCAGTGGCGCCCCAGCAGTGTCGCCCTGCTGATCTGCGCCAATTCGCCGAGTTGCACCACCTGCTGACACTCCGCTACCTCGGCCACAACGGCTACCGGCACCCGTGGCCCACTGTCCGGCCCTGGCCCTCTCCGTTCCCGCCACGCTGA
- a CDS encoding phosphotransferase enzyme family protein produces the protein MTDLDLLLTLCQRLLDTEAVPAGWHPGHAGTRALRASTSDHGEIIVKAHRSPERHTQEVHAYHTWIPALGDRAPRLLATTDDPPAIVVTAVPGVPLAERQLDPEAEQDAYRQAGQLLATLHAARPPRLEPDWTAWLAERAEYWIYRAGDQITASRRSEIRAHMQALRDLAPLPARPCHLDFMPRNMIYSDDGVVRLIDFEHSRYDLPARDLVRLATRIWPLRPDLRDSFLDGHGSLTTTDHAVMEHCAHFDALTKLCDSSSPGGGAVGELELPSYGREASHPT, from the coding sequence GTGACCGACCTCGACCTTCTCCTGACACTCTGCCAACGCCTACTCGACACCGAGGCAGTACCCGCCGGCTGGCATCCCGGCCACGCCGGCACCCGCGCACTACGCGCCTCAACGAGCGACCACGGTGAAATCATCGTCAAAGCACACCGCAGCCCGGAACGCCACACCCAGGAAGTCCACGCCTACCACACCTGGATCCCCGCACTCGGCGACAGAGCGCCCCGGCTGCTCGCCACAACCGACGACCCGCCCGCCATCGTGGTGACCGCCGTACCCGGAGTCCCGCTCGCCGAGCGCCAGCTCGACCCTGAGGCCGAGCAGGACGCGTACCGACAGGCAGGGCAACTACTCGCAACCCTGCATGCCGCCAGACCGCCCCGCCTCGAACCAGACTGGACCGCCTGGCTCGCCGAACGCGCCGAATACTGGATCTACCGCGCCGGAGACCAGATCACGGCCAGCCGCCGAAGCGAGATACGCGCCCATATGCAGGCTCTTCGCGACCTTGCTCCGCTGCCGGCCCGGCCGTGTCACCTGGACTTCATGCCCCGAAACATGATCTACAGCGACGATGGTGTCGTCCGCCTGATCGATTTTGAGCACAGCCGCTACGACCTGCCGGCCCGCGACCTGGTACGGCTTGCCACCCGCATCTGGCCTCTCCGCCCGGACCTACGTGACAGCTTCCTCGACGGACACGGCTCGCTCACCACCACCGACCACGCGGTGATGGAACACTGCGCCCACTTCGATGCCTTGACCAAGCTGTGCGACTCGTCCTCGCCTGGAGGCGGTGCCGTCGGCGAGTTGGAACTCCCCAGCTACGGCCGGGAGGCGAGCCACCCAACGTGA
- a CDS encoding XRE family transcriptional regulator — protein sequence MSHAGETDTGLNANTVRRWETGERWPDPRYRKHLVAIFDKTASQLGLLTPDELAMCPQAETLHEFRRLWDMLTGNENEGGWDRASVLRALFGASMLPLVAPLLSLDPQPAHADTKTIDPDAYTEIVRCQRALYWTSPARPLYEAAYAHTQLGTGLVRAASGTSRTTLAAALAESALLTARLAFFDLNQPAIAQRCYDVALAATRDAGDHALAAAVLGHMAFIPAFSHDPSAARPMVDAALQHTWHGVSPAVRSWLHCVASEVEARAGAGATSRHQIDLAATAIEANPTPPEWLDFYDAGRLHSFAGYAALASDDHTEATRQLTAALASLNANAAKQRSVILADLASAHRGDGDHAADYLNQAMDALHNDWYGTGLERVRTVRPVLGDSRQGRQLDERIAALAASRAALPGS from the coding sequence ATGAGCCACGCCGGAGAGACCGACACCGGGCTCAACGCCAACACGGTGCGGCGATGGGAGACCGGCGAACGATGGCCCGACCCGCGCTACCGCAAGCACCTGGTGGCCATCTTCGACAAGACAGCCAGCCAGCTCGGCCTCCTCACCCCCGACGAGCTGGCCATGTGCCCGCAGGCGGAGACACTGCACGAGTTCAGGAGGTTGTGGGACATGCTCACCGGAAACGAGAACGAAGGCGGCTGGGACCGGGCATCCGTCCTGCGCGCACTGTTCGGCGCAAGCATGCTGCCCCTGGTCGCACCGCTGCTGTCACTGGACCCGCAGCCGGCGCACGCCGACACCAAGACCATCGACCCGGACGCCTACACCGAGATCGTCCGCTGCCAGCGAGCGTTGTATTGGACCAGCCCGGCCCGGCCGCTCTACGAGGCCGCATACGCCCACACCCAGCTCGGCACCGGGCTCGTCCGCGCCGCGAGCGGCACCAGCCGCACCACCCTCGCCGCCGCCCTCGCCGAATCCGCGCTCCTCACCGCCCGGCTGGCCTTCTTCGACCTCAACCAACCCGCCATCGCCCAGCGCTGCTACGACGTCGCCCTCGCCGCCACCCGGGATGCCGGAGACCACGCCCTGGCCGCCGCCGTCCTCGGCCACATGGCCTTCATCCCCGCCTTCAGCCACGACCCCTCCGCCGCCCGCCCGATGGTCGACGCGGCGCTCCAGCACACCTGGCACGGCGTCAGCCCTGCCGTCCGCTCCTGGCTGCACTGCGTCGCCTCGGAAGTCGAAGCCCGCGCCGGCGCCGGAGCTACCAGCCGCCACCAAATCGACCTCGCCGCAACCGCGATCGAGGCCAACCCCACCCCGCCGGAATGGCTCGACTTCTACGACGCCGGCCGGCTGCACTCCTTCGCCGGCTACGCGGCCCTCGCGTCCGACGACCACACCGAGGCCACCAGACAGCTCACCGCGGCCCTGGCCAGCCTGAACGCCAACGCGGCCAAGCAGCGCAGCGTCATCCTCGCCGACCTCGCCTCCGCACACCGCGGCGACGGAGACCACGCCGCCGACTACCTCAACCAGGCGATGGACGCCCTGCACAACGACTGGTACGGCACCGGCCTGGAACGCGTCAGGACCGTCCGGCCCGTGCTCGGCGACAGCCGGCAGGGCCGGCAGCTCGACGAACGGATCGCCGCCCTCGCCGCCAGCCGAGCCGCCCTACCCGGCAGCTAA
- a CDS encoding histidine phosphatase family protein codes for MVPAELVIARHGEAACNVAGIVGGEHGCTGLTNLGRDQVAQLAARLADEHSHRPYTAYYATPRLRVMQTAEIITEALQLSATIEPELRGPDHGDADGQPWVDVKTAFQGPPQHAPNRPYAHGSETWNQYLNRATTALQKILARHDGERILIAAHGETVEAAHTLLLGLPQNACLRLGFVTDHASLNRWQRPTNRFGRTIWQLVTHNDTRHLGTPQ; via the coding sequence ATGGTCCCGGCCGAACTCGTCATCGCCCGCCACGGTGAAGCCGCCTGCAACGTCGCCGGCATCGTCGGCGGTGAACACGGCTGCACCGGACTCACCAACCTCGGCCGCGATCAGGTCGCACAACTCGCCGCCCGCCTGGCCGACGAGCACTCACACCGGCCATACACCGCCTACTACGCCACCCCTCGGCTCCGCGTGATGCAGACCGCCGAGATCATCACCGAAGCCCTGCAGCTGTCCGCCACCATCGAACCGGAACTCCGTGGCCCCGACCATGGCGACGCCGACGGCCAGCCATGGGTCGACGTCAAGACCGCCTTCCAGGGCCCGCCCCAGCACGCTCCCAATCGTCCGTACGCCCACGGCTCCGAAACCTGGAACCAGTACCTCAACCGGGCAACAACAGCCCTCCAGAAGATCCTCGCCAGACACGACGGCGAACGAATCCTCATTGCCGCCCACGGCGAAACCGTCGAAGCAGCCCACACCCTGCTACTCGGTCTTCCCCAGAACGCCTGCCTCCGGCTCGGCTTCGTCACCGACCACGCCTCGCTCAACCGGTGGCAGCGGCCCACCAACCGCTTCGGCCGCACCATCTGGCAGCTCGTCACCCACAACGACACCCGACACCTCGGGACCCCGCAGTGA